From the genome of Mastomys coucha isolate ucsf_1 unplaced genomic scaffold, UCSF_Mcou_1 pScaffold6, whole genome shotgun sequence, one region includes:
- the Srsf5 gene encoding serine/arginine-rich splicing factor 5 isoform X2 — MSGCRVFIGRLNPAAREKDVERFFKGYGRIRDIDLKRGFGFVEFEDPRDADDAVYELDGKELCSERVTIEHARARSRGGRGRGRYSDRFSSRRPRNDRRNAPPVRTENRLIVENLSSRVSWQDLKDFMRQAGEVTFADAHRPKLNEGVVEFASYGDLKNAIEKLSGKEINGRKIKLIEGSKRHRSRSRSRSRTRSSSRSRSRSRSRRSKSYSRSRSRSRSRSKSRSGSRSPVPEKSQKRGSSSRSKSPASVDRQRSRSRSRSRSVDSGN; from the exons ATGAGTGGCTGTCGAGTGTTCATTGGGAGACTAAATCCAGCAGCGAGGGAGAAAGACGTGGAAAGATTCTTCAAGGGTTACGGACGGATCAGAGATATTGATTTGAAaagaggttttggttttgtg GAATTTGAGGACCCAAGGGATGCGGATGATGCTGTTTATGAACTTGATGGCAAGGAACTTTGCAGTGAAAG GGTTACTATTGAACATGCTCGGGCTCGGTCTCGAGGTGGAAGAGGTAGAGGACGATACTCCGACCGTTTTAGCAGTCGCAGACCTCGAAATGATAGACG aaatgcTCCACCTGTAAGAACAGAAAATCGACTTATAGTTGAGAATTTATCCTCAAGAGTCAGCTGGCAG GATCTCAAAGATTTCATGAGACAAGCTGGGGAAGTAACCTTTGCGGATGCACATCGACCTAAACTAAATGAAGG GGTAGTTGAGTTTGCCTCTTACGGTGACTTAAAGAATGCTATTGAGAAACTTTCTGGAAAGGAAATTAACGggagaaaaatcaaattaattgAAGGCAGCAAAAGACACAG gtcaagaagcaggtcACGATCTCGGACCAGGAGTTCCTCTAGGTCCCGTAGCCGATCTCGTTCTCGCAGGAGCAAGTCTTACAGCCGATCAAggagccggagccggagccggAGCAAGTCCCGTTCTGGTAGTAGGTCTCCTGTGCCTGAGAAGAGCCAGAAACGTGGTTCTTCAAGTAGATCTAAATCTCCAGCATCTGTGGATCGCCAAAGGTCCAGGTCTCGGTCCAGGTCCAGATCAGTTGACAGTGGCAATTAA
- the Srsf5 gene encoding serine/arginine-rich splicing factor 5 isoform X1: MSGCRVFIGRLNPAAREKDVERFFKGYGRIRDIDLKRGFGFVEFEDPRDADDAVYELDGKELCSERVTIEHARARSRGGRGRGRYSDRFSSRRPRNDRRNAPPVRTENRLIVENLSSRVSWQDLKDFMRQAGEVTFADAHRPKLNEGVVEFASYGDLKNAIEKLSGKEINGRKIKLIEGSKRHSRSRSRSRSRTRSSSRSRSRSRSRRSKSYSRSRSRSRSRSKSRSGSRSPVPEKSQKRGSSSRSKSPASVDRQRSRSRSRSRSVDSGN; this comes from the exons ATGAGTGGCTGTCGAGTGTTCATTGGGAGACTAAATCCAGCAGCGAGGGAGAAAGACGTGGAAAGATTCTTCAAGGGTTACGGACGGATCAGAGATATTGATTTGAAaagaggttttggttttgtg GAATTTGAGGACCCAAGGGATGCGGATGATGCTGTTTATGAACTTGATGGCAAGGAACTTTGCAGTGAAAG GGTTACTATTGAACATGCTCGGGCTCGGTCTCGAGGTGGAAGAGGTAGAGGACGATACTCCGACCGTTTTAGCAGTCGCAGACCTCGAAATGATAGACG aaatgcTCCACCTGTAAGAACAGAAAATCGACTTATAGTTGAGAATTTATCCTCAAGAGTCAGCTGGCAG GATCTCAAAGATTTCATGAGACAAGCTGGGGAAGTAACCTTTGCGGATGCACATCGACCTAAACTAAATGAAGG GGTAGTTGAGTTTGCCTCTTACGGTGACTTAAAGAATGCTATTGAGAAACTTTCTGGAAAGGAAATTAACGggagaaaaatcaaattaattgAAGGCAGCAAAAGACACAG caggtcaagaagcaggtcACGATCTCGGACCAGGAGTTCCTCTAGGTCCCGTAGCCGATCTCGTTCTCGCAGGAGCAAGTCTTACAGCCGATCAAggagccggagccggagccggAGCAAGTCCCGTTCTGGTAGTAGGTCTCCTGTGCCTGAGAAGAGCCAGAAACGTGGTTCTTCAAGTAGATCTAAATCTCCAGCATCTGTGGATCGCCAAAGGTCCAGGTCTCGGTCCAGGTCCAGATCAGTTGACAGTGGCAATTAA